In Rutidosis leptorrhynchoides isolate AG116_Rl617_1_P2 chromosome 2, CSIRO_AGI_Rlap_v1, whole genome shotgun sequence, one genomic interval encodes:
- the LOC139890051 gene encoding uncharacterized protein yields MLYGRKCRTPSCWLEAGEKQFAGPEIVQQTAEKVAIAREKLKAARDRQKIIRQVLNDQTVVLDLPPELAGIHDTFNVCYIHKCKVDNENQILPLQDLKVDSSKKLVEEPVRIVDRKVTKLRKKQIHMVRVEWKHSLGTNLTWETEELMTSKYPHLFDRDQIPMTESS; encoded by the exons atgttgtatggtagaaagtgtcgaACTCCATCGTGTTGGTTAGAGGCAGGTGAGAAACAGTTTGCGGGTCCAGAAATTGTGCAGCAGACTGCGGAAAAAGTGGCTATCGCACGTGAAAAGCTGAAAgctgctagagatcgacaaaagat aattcgtcaagtgctaaacgatcaaactGTAGTGTTAGATCTTcctccagagttagctggtattcatgatACGTTCAATGTCTGCTATATTCATAAGTGTAAAGTGGACAATGAAAATCAAATCCTTCCGCTCCAAGATCTGAAAGTAGATTCaagtaagaaattggtggaagaaccAGTGAGGATCGTCGACAGAAAAGTGACTAAGTTACGTAAAAAGCAGATTCACATGGTGCGTGTggaatggaagcatagtttaggcaccAATCTGACATGGGAGACCGAGGAGTTGATGACCTCTAAATACCCTCATCTGTTTGACCGTGACCAGATTCCgatgacggaatcttcttaa